The segment GAGCGTTTATGTTTAATTCAAATCCCTTAACAACTGTTCATAAAACCACAAGGCTGTTTTATAACTCTCCAAACTCACGCGTTCGTCAATGCCATGAAAACCAATCGGGTCAATCATCGGGCTGAACTTGATGATGTTGGATGATACTTCCGTAAAATGCCGGGAGTCGGTTGCGCCAATAACCAGGAATGGCGAGGTAATTACCTGCGGATAACTTTTCTTAATGGTGCCGGCAATTTTTTGATACCCAAAACCATTAATTGGCGTTACTGGCGATGGCTCTGAAACATTTTTATTTAATGGCGCCACGTTAACGCGTTCATCGTTTATTTTCTTTTTCACCTCTTCAATTACCTGGTCTGACGTATGGCCTGGCAACAACCTGAAATTGACAACGGCTGTTGCTACGGTGGGCACCACATTGTCTTTAATGCCGGCTTCAATGATGGTGGGTACAATGGTGGTGCGGATCATGGCATCGCCCGTGTTGCTTTGGGAGTACGTGCTTAAAATCATTTTCTTGAATAACCATGGATTAGCAAATGCCATGCGTTGAACAAACGGCATTTCGGGACCGAGGCTTTCCATCAGGCCGTGCATCGGTTCGGAAAACTCCGGTTCGAAAGGCTTGCTGCGAAGCGTGTTTAGTGCTTTAGCCAACACATCAATAGCCGTTTCTTTTTCGGGCATAGACGAATGACCCCCCGGAAGGCTAACCGTTAATTTTAATGAAAGGTATCCCTTCTCGGCTGTGCCAAGCAAGGCGATGGGCTTTGTCATTCCCGGAACTTTCTCGGCTGTGATCAATCCGCCTTCGTCAAGCACAAACTCGGCCGCGATGTTTCTATCTTTTAAAAGTTTGGCAATGGCTGTAGCGCCCTTGCCTCCGATTTCTTCATCGTGACCAAAAACAATGTAGACTGTTCGCTCGGGCTGAAAGTTTTCGCTGACCAGTTTCTCAACCGTTTCCATAATGGAAACCACATTGATTTTATCATCGGTAGTACCGCGCCCCCAGATGAAATTGTCTTTAATTACGCCTGCAAACGGGTCGACTGTCCACATAGATTTGGTGGCTTCTTCAATAGGCACCACATCCTGATGGGCCATTAGTACAACGGGTTTTAAGTCAGCATTTTTTCCCTCCCACTTATAGAGCAGGCTATAGCCGGCTACAATTTCGCGCGTTAG is part of the Cyclobacteriaceae bacterium genome and harbors:
- a CDS encoding M20 family peptidase, which codes for MIKKFFLFLLLLFLVVIGIVLFNTFRFQPNQQAVESVPAPELTEASLQHFQQALSYKTISYGDPSLFDSTQFIGLRQFLESTYPKAHQVLTREIVAGYSLLYKWEGKNADLKPVVLMAHQDVVPIEEATKSMWTVDPFAGVIKDNFIWGRGTTDDKINVVSIMETVEKLVSENFQPERTVYIVFGHDEEIGGKGATAIAKLLKDRNIAAEFVLDEGGLITAEKVPGMTKPIALLGTAEKGYLSLKLTVSLPGGHSSMPEKETAIDVLAKALNTLRSKPFEPEFSEPMHGLMESLGPEMPFVQRMAFANPWLFKKMILSTYSQSNTGDAMIRTTIVPTIIEAGIKDNVVPTVATAVVNFRLLPGHTSDQVIEEVKKKINDERVNVAPLNKNVSEPSPVTPINGFGYQKIAGTIKKSYPQVITSPFLVIGATDSRHFTEVSSNIIKFSPMIDPIGFHGIDERVSLESYKTALWFYEQLLRDLN